One genomic segment of Prochlorococcus marinus str. MIT 0919 includes these proteins:
- the lepA gene encoding translation elongation factor 4: MTDVPVSQLRNFCIIAHIDHGKSTLADRLLQDTNTVASRDMQEQFLDNMDLERERGITIKLQAARMNYTAKDSRKYVLNLIDTPGHVDFSYEVSRSLQACEGALLVVDASQGVEAQTLANVYLALENDLEIIPVLNKIDLPGSDPVKIKEEIESIIGLDVSNAIECSAKTGLGVQEILQAVVERIPPPADQLNQPTKALIFDSYYDPYRGVIVYFRVITGRISTRDKILLMASQKSYELDEIGIMAPDQRKVEELHAGEVGYLAASIKAVSDARVGDTITLLSSPAIDPLPGYTEAKPMVFCGLFPTDADQYPDLREALEKLQLSDAALKYEPETSSAMGFGFRCGFLGLLHMEIVQERLEREYDLDLIVTAPSVIYQVNMLNGDILMVDNPATLPDPQLRDSIEEPYVRMEIYAPNEFNGTLMGLCQDRRGDFVDMKYITTDRVTLIYEMPLAEVVTDFFDQMKSRTKGYASMEYHLIGYRQNDLVRLDVLINSDRADPLTTIVHKDKAYSVGRGLVEKLKELIPRQQFKIPLQASIGSRIIASQNISALRKDVLAKCYGGDISRKKKLLKKQAKGKKRMKSMGKVDVPQEAFMAVLKLNQ, from the coding sequence ATGACTGACGTCCCTGTTTCTCAATTGAGAAACTTTTGCATTATTGCTCATATAGACCATGGGAAATCAACCCTTGCAGACAGGCTTTTGCAAGATACTAATACTGTCGCTTCAAGAGATATGCAAGAACAATTTTTAGACAATATGGATCTTGAAAGGGAAAGAGGCATAACAATTAAATTACAAGCTGCAAGAATGAATTACACGGCTAAAGATAGTAGAAAGTATGTACTTAACTTAATTGACACACCTGGACATGTTGATTTTTCTTATGAGGTTAGTCGCTCACTACAAGCTTGTGAGGGTGCATTATTAGTAGTGGACGCTAGTCAAGGAGTAGAAGCTCAGACTTTGGCCAATGTTTACCTCGCTTTGGAGAATGATTTAGAGATTATTCCTGTACTTAATAAAATTGATTTACCTGGCTCGGACCCCGTCAAGATTAAAGAAGAAATTGAATCGATTATTGGATTAGATGTCTCTAATGCAATTGAATGCTCTGCGAAAACGGGCTTAGGTGTTCAAGAAATTCTGCAAGCTGTAGTGGAGCGTATTCCCCCTCCTGCAGATCAACTTAATCAACCAACTAAAGCGTTAATCTTTGATTCTTATTACGACCCATATAGAGGGGTGATTGTTTATTTTCGAGTAATTACTGGACGGATTTCTACGCGAGATAAAATTCTTTTAATGGCTAGTCAAAAAAGTTACGAGCTTGATGAAATAGGAATAATGGCTCCAGACCAAAGAAAAGTAGAGGAATTACATGCTGGTGAAGTTGGTTATTTAGCCGCATCAATTAAAGCTGTTTCAGATGCTCGGGTTGGAGACACAATTACTCTGCTTAGCTCGCCCGCTATAGATCCTTTACCAGGCTATACAGAAGCAAAACCGATGGTTTTCTGTGGCCTATTCCCAACTGATGCAGATCAGTATCCAGACTTACGAGAAGCCCTGGAAAAATTGCAACTTTCAGACGCTGCTTTGAAGTATGAGCCAGAAACTAGTAGTGCTATGGGCTTTGGCTTTAGATGTGGTTTCCTTGGCTTACTGCATATGGAAATAGTTCAGGAGCGATTGGAGCGAGAATATGATTTAGACCTAATAGTCACGGCTCCATCAGTTATTTATCAAGTAAATATGTTGAATGGAGATATTCTAATGGTTGATAATCCAGCAACTCTCCCAGATCCACAGCTCAGAGATTCTATAGAAGAACCATATGTTCGGATGGAGATTTATGCACCTAATGAATTTAACGGTACTTTGATGGGTTTATGCCAAGATCGCCGTGGCGATTTCGTAGATATGAAATATATAACTACTGACAGAGTAACGCTTATTTATGAGATGCCTCTTGCTGAAGTCGTTACAGACTTCTTTGACCAAATGAAAAGTCGAACAAAAGGGTACGCTTCGATGGAATACCATTTAATTGGTTATCGACAGAATGATTTAGTTCGACTAGATGTATTGATCAATTCGGATAGAGCGGATCCTTTAACAACTATTGTCCATAAGGACAAAGCTTATTCAGTAGGTAGAGGACTTGTTGAAAAATTGAAGGAACTTATTCCCAGACAACAATTTAAAATTCCTTTGCAAGCTTCTATTGGGAGTAGAATCATTGCAAGCCAAAACATCAGTGCTTTGCGAAAGGATGTTTTAGCAAAATGTTATGGAGGGGATATCTCACGCAAGAAAAAACTGCTTAAGAAGCAGGCAAAAGGGAAAAAGCGAATGAAATCTATGGGGAAAGTAGATGTTCCTCAAGAAGCATTTATGGCAGTATTAAAATTGAATCAATAA
- a CDS encoding ABC transporter permease — MAVWGIVILLIYFIAALITPYLTAYGFLPDPDAGLGNPIYSSPSLEHWCGTDRLGRDVCVRTLIGSRVALSVVCLAVTFAVLIGVPLGILSGYLGGWFDRVIVLVMETLYTVPVLLLSVVIAFLLGRGLFNAAIALCVVYIPQYFRVVRNQTAQVKAELYIEAARAMGAGPIWIMRKYLLKNVITSVPVLLTLNAADAVLVLGSLGFLGLGLPETIPEWGSDLNMALDAVPVGIWWTALYPGVAMFGLVLGLSFVGEALEEFMNIKSIRDI, encoded by the coding sequence ATGGCTGTATGGGGAATTGTAATTCTACTTATTTACTTTATAGCTGCTTTAATTACACCTTACTTGACGGCTTATGGCTTTTTACCTGATCCGGATGCAGGACTTGGCAATCCAATATACTCCTCACCGTCTTTGGAACACTGGTGTGGGACAGATCGATTAGGTAGAGATGTATGCGTGCGAACATTGATAGGAAGCAGAGTCGCCCTTTCTGTTGTTTGTTTGGCGGTTACTTTTGCTGTATTGATCGGAGTGCCTTTAGGCATCCTAAGTGGTTACTTAGGCGGTTGGTTTGATAGAGTGATTGTCTTGGTGATGGAGACTCTTTATACAGTACCTGTATTGCTACTATCTGTAGTCATTGCATTTCTATTAGGCCGTGGACTTTTTAATGCTGCAATTGCTCTATGCGTAGTATATATACCTCAATATTTCCGTGTTGTTAGGAACCAAACAGCACAAGTTAAAGCAGAACTTTATATAGAAGCAGCCCGAGCAATGGGAGCTGGACCTATTTGGATTATGAGAAAATATTTGTTGAAGAATGTTATTACTTCTGTTCCAGTGCTTTTAACATTAAATGCTGCCGATGCGGTTTTAGTGTTAGGGAGTCTTGGCTTCCTTGGCCTAGGATTGCCAGAAACAATACCAGAATGGGGGAGCGACTTAAATATGGCGTTAGATGCTGTGCCAGTTGGTATTTGGTGGACAGCTTTATATCCAGGTGTAGCAATGTTTGGATTGGTGTTAGGACTATCTTTTGTGGGGGAAGCTTTAGAGGAATTTATGAATATAAAAAGTATTAGAGATATTTAA
- the trmH gene encoding tRNA (guanosine(18)-2'-O)-methyltransferase TrmH has protein sequence MPILPRRFQKLKSVLNCRMSDLTILLEEVEKPHNLSAIVRSCDAVGVLEAHIVSKKNRIQTFNSTAQGSQKWISLKEHENIERAVATLKKNGYKLCGTNLSVNAIDYRHCDYTGPTAFVLGAEKWGLSKPATELMDEAIFIPMQGMVQSLNVSVAAGALLYEALRQRESSGNVPKNGEGIPKDKYDQVLFEWSYPEVASWCKKEGREYPLLNSTGEIIEDLPRKIKLRC, from the coding sequence ATGCCTATCTTGCCTCGTCGATTCCAAAAACTAAAATCTGTTCTCAATTGTCGTATGAGTGATCTAACGATACTACTTGAAGAAGTTGAAAAGCCTCATAACCTCTCAGCAATTGTGCGTTCTTGTGATGCAGTTGGAGTACTAGAAGCACATATAGTTTCAAAGAAAAATAGAATACAAACTTTTAATAGCACCGCTCAAGGTAGCCAAAAATGGATTTCTCTAAAGGAGCATGAAAATATTGAGAGAGCTGTAGCCACTTTAAAAAAGAACGGTTACAAACTTTGCGGCACAAATCTAAGTGTTAATGCAATTGATTACAGGCATTGTGACTATACGGGTCCCACCGCTTTTGTATTAGGAGCCGAGAAATGGGGACTAAGTAAACCCGCGACAGAATTAATGGATGAAGCTATTTTCATACCAATGCAAGGGATGGTTCAATCTTTAAATGTGTCAGTTGCTGCAGGAGCATTGCTTTATGAAGCACTACGACAACGAGAATCATCCGGGAATGTCCCTAAGAATGGTGAAGGCATTCCTAAAGATAAATATGATCAAGTCTTATTCGAATGGTCCTATCCAGAAGTTGCAAGTTGGTGCAAGAAAGAAGGTAGGGAATACCCTCTACTTAACTCAACAGGTGAAATAATTGAAGATCTCCCAAGGAAAATTAAACTGAGATGCTGA
- a CDS encoding 16S rRNA (cytosine(967)-C(5))-methyltransferase has protein sequence MIQTETSKNGLLSRFVAWKVLEAVAAGAYADFALDKTLKNHAMKAADKALSTEIAYGAIRQRKYLDSWIDHLAKVSAERQPPRLRWLLHIGLYQIFKMERVPASAIVNTTVELAKKSDIASLSSVVNGILRNAIRSRDSGQLLPPKKNFEEHLAQEFSVPSWLAKELIVWRGSEGAKCIAKAFNQVPSLDLRVNRCKATIKTIQEKFEKRGIQSSQINDCPDGLHITSSFGDVSCWPGYVEGYWSVQDRSSQWIAPLLEAQPGERILDACSAPGGKATHLAELINDDGEIWAVDRSAKRLQKVAANAARLGLTSLNCFLYDASSLLDVKPHWKNYFHRILIDAPCSGLGTLARNPDARWRITPPKIHELTLLQASLLRSLSKLLMPGGKIVYSTCTIHPDENFNQIQRFVQSNLGMRLTYQKQIWPDPTKLGDGFFAAVIEYK, from the coding sequence TTGATCCAAACTGAAACTTCTAAAAATGGTTTGTTATCAAGATTTGTTGCTTGGAAAGTCTTAGAGGCAGTTGCCGCTGGAGCTTATGCAGATTTTGCTCTTGACAAAACTTTAAAGAACCATGCCATGAAAGCAGCTGATAAAGCACTCTCAACAGAGATTGCGTATGGAGCTATTCGTCAACGGAAATACCTAGATAGTTGGATTGATCATTTAGCAAAGGTCTCAGCGGAACGTCAGCCACCCAGGCTTCGATGGCTACTTCATATTGGACTGTATCAAATTTTTAAAATGGAACGTGTCCCTGCGTCAGCCATAGTTAACACCACTGTTGAGCTTGCAAAGAAAAGTGATATAGCAAGTCTTTCTTCAGTAGTAAATGGAATACTTCGAAATGCGATCAGAAGTCGAGATTCAGGCCAACTGCTACCACCTAAAAAGAATTTTGAAGAGCATTTGGCACAAGAGTTCTCTGTTCCAAGTTGGCTCGCAAAGGAATTAATTGTTTGGCGAGGATCCGAAGGTGCAAAGTGCATTGCAAAAGCTTTTAATCAAGTACCTTCCTTGGACTTGAGGGTTAATCGCTGTAAAGCAACTATCAAGACTATTCAAGAAAAGTTTGAGAAGAGAGGGATTCAAAGCTCGCAAATTAATGATTGCCCTGATGGCTTACACATCACGTCTAGTTTTGGTGATGTTAGTTGTTGGCCGGGATATGTAGAGGGGTACTGGTCTGTTCAAGACAGATCTTCACAGTGGATTGCTCCATTGCTAGAGGCTCAGCCAGGAGAAAGGATTCTTGATGCCTGCTCCGCTCCAGGAGGTAAAGCAACTCATCTTGCGGAATTGATTAATGATGACGGAGAGATATGGGCTGTGGATCGATCGGCTAAACGTCTACAGAAAGTAGCTGCTAATGCAGCCAGATTAGGCTTGACTTCTTTGAACTGTTTTTTGTATGATGCTTCTTCGCTTCTTGATGTGAAGCCCCATTGGAAAAATTATTTCCATAGGATTTTAATTGACGCACCTTGCTCTGGCTTGGGGACATTAGCGAGAAATCCTGATGCACGATGGAGAATAACCCCACCAAAAATTCATGAATTAACCCTATTGCAAGCTAGCCTGTTGCGATCGTTGTCTAAGTTATTAATGCCTGGTGGCAAAATTGTTTACTCTACATGCACTATTCATCCGGATGAGAATTTCAATCAGATTCAAAGATTTGTTCAATCGAATTTAGGAATGAGGCTTACGTATCAAAAACAAATTTGGCCAGACCCTACGAAACTTGGGGATGGTTTTTTTGCTGCAGTAATAGAATACAAGTAA
- a CDS encoding transglycosylase domain-containing protein: protein MRRGISAFFAIAIGSFTFGSVIGFAEQFISNSIDSALPEPKKINFFSRPGTITLLSANGQIIQKLGPVTRQKIKSGKMPKLVKEAFIAAEDRRYYSHQGVDLWGIGRALLTNIEQRKVVEGASTITQQLARIVFLSQERTYTRKLKEIALAYKLERHFTKEEILEKYLNNVYLGSNAYGIADASWVYFSKTPDLLTIEEVALIAGLPAAPSLYSPLINSDLAINRRATILKRMHYQGFISDDELSKALRSPLSLSPSFPKYSKSRAPFFTSWIKQRLPNLLSKEEMEIGGLTIKTSLNLEWQLKARQVLRNHSPGTRQGAIVSIENNTGLIRVLIGGKDFDKSQFNRATQAYRSPGSTFKVFPYAAAIQEGFMPEDLLFDTPRCWYGYCPKNFGGRYYGEVSIKEAFIKSLNTVAVDLLAKVGFKKVISLANQLGVGNEVKLGEFYPLAIGAYEENLLNMTSAYSGIANNGLYHSPSPLVEVRGPANEVIFGKHLQKSQGQRVLSPQVAKIMNTLLRKVVSEGTGKAASLKNIDVKGKTGTSEGGRDLWFIGSIPQLTTGIWLGYDNNKPTNSSSGESALIWKIFMREILESSTDKPG from the coding sequence GTGAGAAGGGGCATATCTGCATTTTTTGCAATAGCTATAGGCTCTTTTACCTTTGGATCAGTAATAGGTTTTGCAGAACAATTTATATCAAATTCAATAGATTCAGCTCTCCCTGAGCCTAAGAAAATAAATTTCTTTAGCAGACCAGGAACGATTACTTTGCTTTCAGCTAATGGTCAAATAATTCAAAAACTTGGTCCAGTTACTCGTCAAAAAATAAAGTCAGGCAAGATGCCAAAACTTGTCAAAGAAGCTTTTATAGCAGCCGAAGATCGGAGATATTACTCACATCAAGGTGTTGATTTATGGGGTATTGGAAGAGCTTTGCTTACTAATATTGAACAAAGGAAAGTGGTTGAGGGGGCAAGCACAATCACGCAACAACTTGCAAGAATAGTTTTCCTGAGTCAGGAGCGGACCTATACAAGAAAATTAAAAGAAATTGCACTTGCATATAAATTAGAACGTCATTTTACTAAAGAAGAAATCCTAGAAAAATATCTTAATAATGTATACCTTGGATCAAATGCTTATGGAATCGCCGATGCATCATGGGTATACTTTTCAAAAACACCTGATTTATTAACAATTGAAGAAGTAGCTTTAATTGCAGGACTACCTGCAGCCCCTTCTTTATATTCACCGTTAATAAATAGTGATTTAGCAATAAATCGAAGAGCTACTATTTTAAAAAGAATGCACTATCAAGGATTCATCTCTGATGATGAGTTGTCTAAAGCCTTGCGATCTCCTCTTAGCCTAAGTCCTTCTTTCCCAAAATACTCTAAAAGTAGAGCTCCTTTTTTTACAAGTTGGATTAAGCAAAGACTTCCTAACCTTCTATCAAAAGAAGAAATGGAAATTGGAGGGCTAACAATTAAAACTAGTCTTAATCTGGAATGGCAATTAAAAGCAAGACAGGTTTTACGTAATCACAGCCCAGGCACTCGGCAAGGAGCAATAGTATCCATTGAGAACAACACTGGTCTTATTAGAGTATTGATTGGGGGTAAAGACTTTGATAAAAGTCAATTCAACAGAGCGACCCAAGCATATCGATCCCCAGGTTCTACTTTTAAAGTTTTTCCATACGCGGCTGCAATCCAAGAAGGATTCATGCCTGAAGACTTGCTATTTGATACACCAAGATGCTGGTATGGGTATTGCCCGAAAAATTTCGGGGGTAGATACTATGGAGAAGTCTCCATCAAGGAGGCTTTTATTAAATCCCTGAATACAGTTGCAGTAGACCTTCTCGCAAAAGTCGGGTTTAAAAAAGTCATTTCCTTAGCCAATCAACTTGGTGTTGGCAATGAGGTAAAACTAGGAGAATTTTACCCTTTAGCTATTGGTGCATACGAAGAGAATCTGCTCAACATGACAAGTGCTTATTCTGGGATAGCCAATAACGGGCTATATCATAGCCCCTCTCCTTTAGTAGAAGTGCGAGGTCCTGCTAACGAAGTGATTTTTGGGAAACATCTACAAAAGTCACAAGGACAAAGAGTTCTTTCTCCTCAAGTCGCAAAAATCATGAACACACTGCTAAGAAAAGTTGTGAGTGAAGGTACTGGAAAAGCCGCATCCTTAAAAAATATAGATGTAAAAGGGAAAACAGGTACATCCGAAGGAGGAAGAGATCTCTGGTTTATTGGGTCCATACCACAATTAACAACTGGTATCTGGTTGGGGTATGATAACAATAAGCCTACTAATAGTAGCAGTGGTGAATCAGCATTGATTTGGAAAATATTTATGCGCGAAATCCTAGAGTCTTCTACAGACAAACCTGGCTGA
- the chlG gene encoding chlorophyll synthase ChlG: MSDARQLLGIKGASETKNSWKLRLQLMKPITWIPLLWGVICGAAASGNYHWTLSNIVASLACMIMSGPLLAGYTQTINDYYDREIDAINEPNRPIPSGAISLTQVKLQIWILLLLGLIVAYGLDLWAKHSTPSVLLLALGGSLVSYIYSAPPLKLKQNGWIGNYALGASYIALPWWAGQALFGQLTWTTAILTLAYSLAGLGIAIINDFKSVEGDKALGLQSLPVVFGIRNASFISAGMIDIFQLAMVVVLIIIGQHLASVILILLIIPQITFQDIWLLNNPLKYDVKYQASAQPFLILGMLVTALAIGHSPLSSF, encoded by the coding sequence GTGAGTGACGCCCGCCAGCTTCTTGGAATCAAAGGAGCAAGTGAAACAAAAAACTCTTGGAAGTTGCGTTTGCAACTCATGAAACCTATTACTTGGATCCCATTGCTATGGGGAGTAATTTGTGGAGCAGCCGCAAGTGGAAACTACCATTGGACACTAAGCAATATTGTTGCTTCATTAGCCTGCATGATTATGAGTGGCCCTCTCCTCGCTGGATACACTCAAACTATTAATGATTACTATGATCGTGAAATAGATGCAATTAATGAGCCCAATCGACCTATCCCTTCTGGGGCAATATCACTTACACAAGTAAAGTTACAGATTTGGATCCTTTTACTATTAGGTTTAATTGTTGCTTACGGACTAGATCTATGGGCCAAACACTCAACTCCATCAGTTCTATTGCTTGCATTAGGTGGGTCTCTTGTTAGTTATATTTATTCAGCACCACCGCTTAAGCTCAAGCAAAATGGATGGATTGGCAATTATGCATTAGGTGCTAGTTACATAGCGCTTCCATGGTGGGCAGGGCAAGCGCTTTTTGGGCAGCTTACCTGGACAACTGCAATCTTAACTCTTGCTTATAGCTTGGCTGGTTTGGGTATAGCTATAATTAACGACTTCAAAAGTGTAGAAGGAGACAAAGCTCTTGGATTGCAATCATTACCTGTAGTTTTTGGTATAAGAAATGCAAGTTTTATTAGCGCAGGGATGATTGACATTTTTCAATTGGCCATGGTTGTAGTACTAATTATTATTGGTCAACACTTAGCCTCAGTCATTTTAATTCTACTGATTATTCCTCAAATTACTTTTCAGGATATTTGGCTATTGAATAACCCCTTGAAATATGATGTCAAATATCAAGCAAGTGCTCAGCCATTCTTAATCCTGGGGATGCTAGTCACAGCTTTAGCGATAGGGCACAGTCCTCTTAGTAGTTTTTAG
- a CDS encoding DUF2862 domain-containing protein, whose protein sequence is MPQSVNLTRIGSRIKIDLEKVRDRIPGKLIEKLNKDPRGTVLDYKMTDGGGVGVVVKFNDGSKSWFFDNECGRG, encoded by the coding sequence ATGCCTCAATCAGTAAACCTTACAAGAATCGGCTCCCGAATCAAGATTGATTTGGAAAAAGTCCGTGATCGAATCCCTGGGAAATTAATTGAGAAGCTCAATAAAGACCCCAGAGGTACTGTTTTAGATTACAAAATGACTGATGGAGGGGGTGTAGGAGTAGTAGTGAAATTCAATGATGGATCAAAGAGCTGGTTCTTTGATAACGAATGTGGACGTGGTTGA
- the hisF gene encoding imidazole glycerol phosphate synthase subunit HisF: protein MVALRLIPCLDVAKGRVVKGVNFVGLRDAGDPVELACRYSQSGADELVFLDIAASYEGRSTLLDIVKRTAESVTIPFTVGGGIASIEGITDLLRAGADKISLNSSAVKNPELIAKGASQFGSQCIVVAIDAKRRNKNEGGWDVFVNGGRKNTSLDAVQWAKRVSELGAGEILLTSMDGDGTQNGYDLELTRAISESVQIPVIASGGAGSLEDIYEAFEMGKASAALLASLLHDGELTIKEIKYYLLAKKLLIRPIEDF, encoded by the coding sequence ATGGTCGCACTTCGATTAATTCCTTGTCTTGATGTTGCGAAGGGGCGAGTTGTAAAAGGTGTGAACTTTGTAGGTCTTAGGGATGCAGGGGATCCTGTAGAGCTGGCTTGTAGGTATAGCCAGTCAGGGGCTGATGAATTGGTTTTTTTAGATATAGCGGCTAGTTATGAAGGAAGATCTACTTTACTTGATATTGTTAAAAGAACAGCTGAGTCTGTAACGATACCGTTCACTGTTGGAGGGGGTATTGCTTCTATTGAGGGTATAACAGATCTTTTACGGGCTGGTGCGGATAAGATAAGTTTAAATTCTTCTGCTGTAAAGAACCCAGAATTAATAGCAAAAGGTGCTAGCCAATTTGGCTCTCAATGCATCGTTGTGGCTATTGATGCAAAACGTAGGAATAAAAACGAAGGAGGATGGGATGTTTTTGTTAATGGGGGTAGAAAAAACACATCCTTAGATGCAGTGCAATGGGCAAAGAGGGTCTCTGAGCTAGGTGCGGGGGAGATATTGCTTACTTCCATGGATGGAGATGGGACGCAAAATGGATATGATCTTGAACTAACAAGAGCTATTTCTGAAAGTGTGCAAATACCAGTTATTGCTTCTGGGGGAGCAGGTTCTTTAGAGGATATTTATGAGGCTTTTGAGATGGGAAAAGCTTCGGCAGCCCTTTTGGCATCACTTCTTCATGACGGTGAATTAACTATTAAAGAAATTAAGTATTATTTGCTTGCTAAGAAATTATTAATTAGACCGATAGAAGACTTTTAA
- the ubiE gene encoding bifunctional demethylmenaquinone methyltransferase/2-methoxy-6-polyprenyl-1,4-benzoquinol methylase UbiE, with product MRYRDPLLVKQLFNSVAPSYDILNDIFSFGLHRLWKKQLLNLLQPSIGEKWLDLCCGTGDLSIYLSSRLGNTGSIIGVDFSPEQINFAKKRAFKKSLQSITWLKADVLNSGLQQNEFDGIVMAYGLRNLSAPEHGLREIKRLLKPGSRAGLLDFNRTIEGSTSFHFQRFYLRKFVVPIASILGLHEQYSYLEESLKNFPNGSEQEKIALNLGFQKASYRVIAGGQMGILLLVNDK from the coding sequence ATGAGATATAGAGATCCTTTGTTGGTTAAGCAGTTATTTAATAGCGTAGCCCCAAGCTATGACATATTAAATGATATTTTTAGCTTTGGTTTACATAGGTTATGGAAAAAACAGCTTTTGAATTTGCTGCAACCATCTATAGGTGAAAAATGGTTAGATCTTTGTTGCGGGACTGGAGATTTGAGTATTTATTTGTCTAGCAGATTGGGAAATACAGGAAGTATAATAGGTGTAGATTTTTCTCCAGAGCAAATAAATTTTGCAAAAAAACGAGCTTTTAAAAAATCTCTGCAATCAATAACATGGCTTAAAGCTGATGTTTTAAATAGTGGACTTCAGCAAAATGAGTTCGATGGTATTGTTATGGCATATGGTTTGCGGAATCTATCGGCTCCTGAACATGGCTTAAGAGAGATAAAAAGACTTTTAAAACCAGGATCTAGAGCTGGTTTGCTTGATTTTAATCGTACAATTGAAGGCTCTACAAGCTTTCATTTTCAAAGATTTTACCTGCGCAAATTTGTTGTTCCTATAGCTTCTATACTTGGACTTCATGAGCAATACTCTTATCTCGAAGAGAGCCTAAAGAACTTTCCAAATGGATCTGAGCAGGAAAAAATAGCACTTAATCTAGGCTTTCAAAAAGCATCATATAGGGTTATAGCTGGTGGACAAATGGGTATTTTGCTGCTTGTTAATGATAAGTGA
- a CDS encoding DUF721 domain-containing protein, which translates to MNFSHYQQLTNLKEEERLTKGDLINCPSSLSSCLDNLQNDFKRNKRIASLWQDWPKIAGKDLSLHCKPLSINRGVLTIGASHPQWIQALIFNKTQLLAALKAKGHEVKSLKIQSHYVIKADEKQTEQTIWKNHPSRIDIHGIKTCVYCNRPSPAGEISLWGKCSLCRRKEL; encoded by the coding sequence ATGAATTTCTCACATTATCAACAGTTAACCAATCTCAAAGAAGAAGAGCGCCTGACAAAGGGAGATTTAATAAATTGCCCTTCATCTCTTTCAAGCTGCCTTGATAATCTGCAAAACGATTTCAAAAGAAACAAGCGAATTGCATCTTTATGGCAAGACTGGCCAAAAATAGCCGGCAAGGACCTTTCATTACATTGCAAACCCTTAAGTATTAATAGGGGTGTTCTGACAATTGGAGCAAGTCATCCTCAATGGATACAAGCTCTAATTTTTAATAAAACTCAATTATTGGCAGCTCTGAAAGCTAAAGGGCATGAAGTTAAATCTCTTAAAATTCAAAGCCACTATGTAATTAAAGCTGACGAAAAACAGACTGAACAAACTATATGGAAAAATCATCCAAGCAGAATTGATATTCATGGAATAAAAACTTGCGTTTATTGCAACCGCCCATCACCAGCTGGTGAAATTTCTTTATGGGGTAAATGTAGTCTGTGTAGAAGGAAAGAATTATAA
- a CDS encoding PspA/IM30 family protein, giving the protein MGFFERLSRFLRGNVNQVVNTAEGPGKILDQAVIDVQADLEKLRQAVAMAITSQKRLSKQADHSQQQVQVWYQRLEQAIQKGDEGLAREVLIRRKRFQETFVNLPIQIKSQEL; this is encoded by the coding sequence ATGGGATTTTTTGAAAGGCTTAGCCGATTTTTGCGAGGCAACGTGAATCAGGTTGTTAATACTGCAGAGGGGCCTGGGAAGATTCTTGATCAGGCAGTTATTGATGTGCAAGCTGATCTTGAAAAGCTTCGCCAAGCTGTTGCAATGGCAATTACAAGTCAGAAACGATTATCTAAGCAAGCAGATCATTCTCAACAACAAGTTCAGGTCTGGTATCAGAGATTAGAACAAGCTATTCAGAAAGGTGATGAAGGTCTTGCTAGGGAAGTTCTTATTAGACGTAAAAGATTCCAAGAAACTTTTGTAAACTTACCTATTCAGATTAAAAGTCAAGAACTATAG